CAATTTTAAAAGTCATATCTTCAAATCACATTGTgattcatattttatatttatttttattattagttttatttattttttttttgtatttttttttatcacatcATAAAGTTGTGACTATAACTAATATAAGATAAGTTAAATCTCTctcttgaattaataaataagaTAGAATAAACTATTATGtcttgaaaataagaaaattcatttaaaaataataacaataaaaaaaaataggttttttcatgacatattgaaattgaaaattttgagatttgagGCGCAAAAAGTGTTTATAAATGAAGTGtctattttactattttaaatgTAACACGAAATTGTAATGgttggtaaatatatatatatataataacaagattttgttctttttaaaaaaacaattattattctttttataattttatagaacaaacaaaatttgaaattaaaaaaaaaaaaaaaaaaaaaaaaaaaaaaaactacctcagtcattcttaaatttaataaaatcaataaataaaccattttttcaaaatataaaatatttacataaatattaaaattaaaattttgagatttgtgtTGAAGAAAGGCttaatattttactttaaaattataaatgatgtatctattttaatattttaaatataaaaatttgttatattttattaataataacaaGATCGTGTTCTTAAAAAcgatttttttcataatttataaaACCGACAAAATCTTTGAAACCTACGAGAATTAACTGCCTCAACTattcttatatttaataatatagataaataaaactatttttttcccaaaaaaaagagattttagtgaacattttgaaaaggtttaaagaaacaaaacttATACGAAAATAACGAGGACAAActtctttattttaaataaaaaaaatataaatgtaGGATTTCATAatctttgagaaaaaaaaaagttttgaatcattttttttaataatttaaatgtaacctataatatattttatgaaaACAAGGTTTAAATATATGCTTTAGGACATAAATATTGTTAAAACAAAAACTAACCCTCTTTAATTactttgaattaaaactataagatttcacacacatatatatatataacattacATATTCTTTTGGTGCATGAGAGTGACTATAATGACAAACATGTGATaacttgaaataaaaattactgcattatattaaaatatatgttgAAGTATGaatacaatttttattttaatacaaCCAAGaagaattttttgaaattaatgataatatcaaaacattaaaataaaaattcttacattattattgttgttgttgacaaaaacaaacaagaaaCAACAAATTAGGAAAAACAATGACCAACTTTTAGAAGGAAATCCACCCGTGATGAATGATCTTCTAGACAAATTGATATTAGTCGATGTTTGCGGGTATATGTTAGCAAGTTCGTGCATAATGGAATTGCAATTGTgcttaaaagaaaaactttgaATTGTCCCTATACGATGTAAATCACACAAATAATCCGCGAAATACTAAATCTACAACTCATAAGTAATTAAAATTGCTATattatttaacttttaaatattatagtaattaaaatttaaaacaaatatatgtattatttataaaaaaattattttaattgacaaaattactaaaaatatttacaaataataacaaaatattactgTCAATATGTGATAGACCGCGATAAATGATAAACtaatctataaatatttttatttgtttttttttatatttaaaaacagtagattatttatttattacatgctaaaaaaaactaatatattttcaaaattctaattaaatattaaaaggcAGAGCACATTTCCTTTTTCTATCACCAGCTCCCTGAGTACATCcccttgatttatttttcttgcagACTCTTAGTGAAGATTCTTCTCCAGTCTCCACTGTATACAGACGCATGCATATGCTAATGATAGAATCCAGAAAAACATACCACTTTTTTAACTCCCTCCTTCCCCATTTCTGATTTCTCCACAGAAAAAACGATGCCGGAAAATGGTGGGTTGGCTAATGGCCTCGTCAATTTCTCAGTCGAATGcgtttcaaaattttccatttcATTTCTATTTTATCGTCCCTAACTTCCCATCTAATCATTTCTATAAAAAATTCCCCTGATTTTAGATTCCCTTCAGGACTTCCTTGCCGCTGCTGTTGATGCCGCCAAGAAAGCCGGTCAGGTCTGATCTTTGTTCTTGTTTACGATCCTCTACTCATTTCGCTTTCAAATCCATTCCACCAggtttctttttctaaatactGATTTGGGTTTTTCTCTGATTTTAATTTTGGGTTCCTTTCTTGTAGTTGATCCGTGAGAAATTTTACCAGACCAAACATGTTGAACACAAAGGAGAGGTACCCTTTATTATATCCATTATCTCAGGGTCAAATTTCAATGccctttgttttgtttttggattaTACTGAGTTTTGTATTGGAATGGAGGTGGATTTGGTCACTGAAACTGACAAAGCTTGTGAAGATCTTGTGTTTAGTCATCTCAAGCAGCATTTCTCATCGCATAAGGTTAGTTTTAGTCAGTTTCTTCATGGGAAAATCTGTTATTTGGATTGGTCTGTGATCTTTTTTGGTTCAATCGTTCATCGTTTTAGTTCATTGGAGAAGAAACTACTGCTGCTTATGGTGCTGTGGAGCTGACTGATGAGCCCACATGGATAGTTGATCCCATTGATGGAACTACTAACTTTGTTCATGGGTGCTAGTTTATCTATATGCTCTGTGGTTATCCAATCtcatttattgtttataaaatctcaataacttttcaaatttttgtcaGATTTCCCTTTGTTTGTGTCTCAATTGGTTTAACTATTGGCAAAGTTCCAACAGTTGGTGTTGTATTCAATCCAATCATTGATGAGGTGAGGAAATCTTGGCTCCACCACTTCCAACTCTCACATATTAATTCTAACTATGACTGTTAGAACTATATAGCTTGGATTCTGCTTTATAATGTCTGAAATTTCACACTTAATTTGCCTTTGTACTTTTAATACTCACTAACATATCAGCTTTTTATGAGCGGAATTCATTTATAGTTTGATTCAGTCTTCTCCTTATCATGTGTAGCTTTTTACTGGTATTCGTGGACAAGGTGCTTATCTCAATGGAAAAGCCATTAAAGGTGAGTTTTTATGATCTTTCAAATTCAACCTTTCAAGTCAAGAACCAGGCATGGTTAGCTTGGTTACATCAATTATCTTAAAGTTTTGCATTTCCTTTTTCTTAAATGAATTTCTACATTCTGCAGTATCCTCCCAAGATGAACTAATCAAATCTCTTCTGGCTAGTGAGGTAAAATTCAGCACTCAAATCAAGATGTTATGCCACACTTCAAATTAAACAGGGTGAAAAAACCAATCTTAATTGTTGAATGCTGGATGAGCAGACTGGAACGTCACGCGACAAATTGACAATCGATGATATTACTGGCAGAATTAACAGGCTTCTCTTTAAGGTGCActtaaagttgttttttaagCTCATTCAAAAGTTGACATCTTGATTCAAAATGGTTTTGGTTATTATCATCCATCTCTATCTATTATACCTGCAGGTGAGATCTCTTAGGATAAGTGGATCGTGTGCGTTAAATCTCTGTGACGTTGCGTGTGGAAGAGTCGATTTATTCTATATAAATTGCTATGGAGGTCCTTGGGACGCAGCTGCTGGCGCTGTAATCGTAACGGAAGCTGGAGGATTAGTCTATGACCCGTAAGTAATCACAGGGAGTTTCTTTTTATGCCATCTCTTGTATTCTTCAACATTAATCAAAGAGTAGAGAaacttgtttgtttgttttgggtTTTACTGACTGGTTTTTGCTTCAGATCTGGTAGAGAATTTGATATCACAGCTACGAGACTTGCTGCTTCTAATCCACTTCTCAAGGAGGCATTTGTTGAAGCTTTGGCACATCCTTGATGAGAAAGTGCCCGTATTGACAACAATAGGTTCGTATTACACTATTTCAAGACAATCAACATGTTAAACTTAATGTTATGATTGTTAGCTTATCTCCTAAATTGTTGTAGGATTAAAATTCAATCCTAGAGTTCAACTTGAAAGTGCTTTCAATAGTGATGGAGGAATTCAAACCGCAGATTAACATATCTATATTTCAATTGAGCTATGCTCTTTTTGCCGTGTTTTTGaaactattattttttaatttcacagccttcattctgtttcttttttagATTCTTGTTTGATTGACTTACAAACCATCTCTATCATAGTGTGTAGAAGAAACCGCCATGTTTGATTTTCCGAGTCTTACAAAACTGAGATTAATAATGTTTTTTCATAAGAGTAAGGATACCGATTGACATCAAAGATGCTTTATATTTCAATGTCAACAATGGCATATacttgaataaaatatcatcaaATGTTTAACCTTTTCATATTCTTAACATTATCGACAAACTATgaactaatttattttttattgaactTCCTATTATGAAtaatattactattattatttgtatGCATTTAGGGAGAATTACATGTTTGTAAAGATTTTTGTACCATCAAGACGTAAAAGGTTGGAATCTTCTACTCTatgataatagtaaaatattactTATTTGTCCCTATTAATCATTTAACAAGCTGGACTCATAGAGCAAGGAACAAAAGCTATGATAAATGTAGTACTTTATTCAATCAAGCTCCCTTCCTAGCAATGATAATAATTTAAAAGTGATTACTGGTATATGATACAACATTAAATTTGTCTTCCTTCGTTAATTTGggtaaaaacaaacaaaaacaaaatgcaTACTCGGATAAAATGCTATGAACTTTTTTGAATGATGAATAAATAAGGTTctgtttagtaatcattttgttttttgtttttggtttttgaagatCAAGTCTATTTATTCTCCATTTTTACAATGGatatatctttcttaagtatcatGGTTCAATTTTTAActgaatttcaaaaacaaaaaaa
The nucleotide sequence above comes from Benincasa hispida cultivar B227 chromosome 3, ASM972705v1, whole genome shotgun sequence. Encoded proteins:
- the LOC120073866 gene encoding inositol-phosphate phosphatase-like isoform X1; translated protein: MPENDSLQDFLAAAVDAAKKAGQLIREKFYQTKHVEHKGEVDLVTETDKACEDLVFSHLKQHFSSHKFIGEETTAAYGAVELTDEPTWIVDPIDGTTNFVHGFPFVCVSIGLTIGKVPTVGVVFNPIIDELFTGIRGQGAYLNGKAIKVSSQDELIKSLLASETGTSRDKLTIDDITGRINRLLFKVRSLRISGSCALNLCDVACGRVDLFYINCYGGPWDAAAGAVIVTEAGGLVYDPSGREFDITATRLAASNPLLKEAFVEALAHP
- the LOC120073866 gene encoding inositol monophosphatase 1-like isoform X2, which gives rise to MDFLAAAVDAAKKAGQLIREKFYQTKHVEHKGEVDLVTETDKACEDLVFSHLKQHFSSHKFIGEETTAAYGAVELTDEPTWIVDPIDGTTNFVHGFPFVCVSIGLTIGKVPTVGVVFNPIIDELFTGIRGQGAYLNGKAIKVSSQDELIKSLLASETGTSRDKLTIDDITGRINRLLFKVRSLRISGSCALNLCDVACGRVDLFYINCYGGPWDAAAGAVIVTEAGGLVYDPSGREFDITATRLAASNPLLKEAFVEALAHP